A window of Planctomycetaceae bacterium genomic DNA:
TCCAATTATCTTCAATTAAAAAGATTGCATAAATTCTTTAAATAACTATAATTGTGCAATTCAAAAGATTCGGAAATTGATGTAAATGAAACAGTTAAGAAAGGTAAATATTAGATGTTGACGAAGGAAAAAAAAGGAAAAGTTGTAACCGAATTCAGAACTTCCGAAAAAGACACTGGTTCAGCGGAAGTCCAGATAGCAATTCTTACTACAAGAATTAATGAGCTTACAGATCATTTCAAAAGTCATCCAAAAGACCACGCTTCACGCAGAGGTCTGTTGAAAATGGTCGGCAACAGGTCGGCACTGCTCAAGTATATCAGCAGAAAAGACATCAAGCGGTACAAAGAAGTAATCGGCCGACTTGGATTGCGTAAATAAGTTTCAGTATCTCCCAAAGCGCAGAGAAAATCTCGTGTTGCGCTTTGCTATTTGTTAACATACGAGATACACAAAGAAGATTGAGGTAATAATATTATGGCAGAAGTAATTAGAGTAGAAAAGAAAATCGGCGAAAGTAATTTAATTTTAGAAACAGGCAAAATCGGCAGACAGGCAGACGCGACAGTAATAGTAAGTTACGGCGACACCGTGGTGTTGGCAGCGGTAGTATCAGCACCGCCGCGGTCGGAAGAAATCGACTATTTCCCATTGAGTGTAGAATATAGAGAAAGATTAAGCGCAGCCGGCAAATTCCCCGG
This region includes:
- the rpsO gene encoding 30S ribosomal protein S15; the protein is MLTKEKKGKVVTEFRTSEKDTGSAEVQIAILTTRINELTDHFKSHPKDHASRRGLLKMVGNRSALLKYISRKDIKRYKEVIGRLGLRK